From one Rosa rugosa chromosome 4, drRosRugo1.1, whole genome shotgun sequence genomic stretch:
- the LOC133742817 gene encoding ribonuclease 3-like protein 3, with the protein MDVGQIAQIIDYQFTDPSLLIRACTHSSYDPTFNNGALETLGDLTLGLHVGSLIYDTDPENITECHIHTLKSVNVDNENLARACVRNGLDQHLMHGDVNEVNREVLKLRQQMLDYPIHSNGRIDEPKFLADMVEAIIGAVWVDSQKNLATTGHVIGKILGNLNIEYENYRQKPTEQLWSSSSVKARFNLLEKMDCQDGNPRCRIIMNNNQVIADVRYSGSRKVLRNRAASDAIQYLRDHHGLQI; encoded by the coding sequence ATGGACGTAGGCCAAATAGCCCAGATCATAGATTATCAATTTACTGATCCATCTCTTTTGATCCGGGCGTGTACTCACTCCTCCTATGATCCAACTTTCAACAATGGAGCGCTAGAGACTCTTGGGGACCTAACACTAGGGTTGCATGTTGGATCACTCATTTATGACACTGACCCCGAAAATATTACCGAGTGTCATATACACACACTGAAATCAGTAAACGTCGACAATGAAAACCTTGCACGTGCGTGCGTGAGGAATGGGTTGGACCAACACTTGATGCATGGTGACGTGAATGAAGTTAATAGAGAAGTTTTAAAATTAAGGCAACAGATGCTCGACTACCCCATTCACTCGAATGGCCGAATCGATGAGCCAAAGTTTCTTGCTGACATGGTGGAGGCCATTATCGGAGCCGTGTGGGTCGACTCCCAGAAAAATTTGGCTACTACTGGACATGTAATTGGCAAGATATTGGGGAATTTGAATATTGAGTATGAAAACTATAGACAAAAGCCAACCGAACAACTgtggtcttcttcttctgtgaAAGCGAGATTTAACCTACTTGAAAAGATGGATTGTCAGGATGGGAACCCTAGGTGTAGGATTATAATGAATAACAACCAGGTCATCGCAGATGTAAGATATAGTGGTTCACGTAAGGTGCTTCGGAATAGAGCCGCGTCTGATGCAATTCAATATCTTCGGGATCATCATGGACTGCAGATCTGA